From Oryza sativa Japonica Group chromosome 4, ASM3414082v1, one genomic window encodes:
- the LOC136355959 gene encoding uncharacterized protein — translation MADEYGRGGYGRSGAGAGDDYESGGYNRSSSGGADEYGRRPGGGAGGYNKPGGTDDYDSGYNKSAGGDDDDYGRTGGGGYNKSGTDDDYDSGYNNRSGANEKYGRNKSGDDEYSGGGGAEADEEYVDGLSSRDDPEKYRKEEKEHKNKERLGEVGALAAGAFAMYERHQAKKDPENAQRHRIEEGVAAAAALGSGGFAFHEHHDKKEAKQAAKDAEEEAEEESGSGARGGEGKKKHHLFG, via the exons ATGGCTGACGAGTACGGCCGCGGCGGCTACGGCaggtccggcgccggcgccggcgacgactacGAGAGCGGCGGCTACAACAGGTCCagctccggcggcgccgacgagtaCGGCCGCCGGCCGGGAGGCGGTGCCGGTGGCTACAACAAGCCCGGTGGCACCGACGACTACGACAGCGGCTACAACAagtccgccggcggcgacgacgacgactacggccgcaccggcggcggcgggtacaACAAGTCCGGCACCGACGACGACTACGACAGCGGCTACAACAACAGGTCAGGGGCTAACGAGAAGTACGGCCGCAACAAGTCCGGCGACGACGAgtacagcggcggcggcggcgccgaagccGACGAGGAGTACGTCGACGGGTTGTCGTCCCGGGACGACCCGGAGAAGTACaggaaggaggagaaggagcaCAAGAACAAGGAGCGCCTCGGCGAGGtgggcgccctcgccgccggcgccttcGCCATG TACGAGAGGCACCAGGCGAAGAAGGACCCGGAGAACGCGCAGCGGCACAGGATCGAggagggcgtggcggcggcggcggcgctggggagCGGCGGGTTCGCGTTCCACGAGCACCACGACAAGAAGGAGGCCAAGCAGGCGGCGAaggacgccgaggaggaggcggaggaggagtccggctccggcgcccgcggcggcgaggggaagaagaagcaCCACCTCTTCGGCTGa